The DNA segment CAGCCCGAGTTCTACCTTAGCTATTTCTGGCCGCTTAAGCCGGAGTACCTGTTTCCGGGTACGTTCAGCTATTTCGTGAATCATCCCGGGGGACTTGGAATGTTCCTTGTTTTCTGGGGAGCCGTGATGACCTTCATCGCCACTCCGCTGCTTACCTACTACTTCGGCAAGAGGTGGTACTGCTCTTGGGTGTGCGGCTGCGGAGGGCTTGCAGAAACCATGGGAGATCCGTGGAGGCAGCTTTCCGACAAATCGAAAAAGGCGTGGCGGATAGAACGCTGGGTAGTGCATTCCGTGCTGGTGTTTATCGTCGTTACGACGGTTCTTCTCTGGATCAACTCCGCGACCTCGGGGTCGGTGTTCGGAGAAGCCTCGATGTCCCTTAAGAAATGGTATGGATTTTACATAGGGGCCATTTTCTCCGGGGTCATAGGCGTGGGTTTCTACCCCATAATGGGAAGCAGGGTGTGGTGCCGGTTCGGTTGTCCCATGGCGGCCGTGCTCGGGATTTTCCAGAGGTATCTTTCAAGGTTCAGGATTACCACAAACGGCGACCAGTGCATGTCGTGCGGAAACTGTTCAACTTACTGCGAGATGGGCATAGATGTCAGGGCTTACGCTCAGAAGGGCGAAACCATAGTGAGGGCGTCGTGCGTCGGGTGCGGGGTGTGCTCGGCCGTGTGCCCCAGGGGTGTGCTCAAGCTTGAAAACGGTGGGACTTTCAAGGACCGGTTCTCCGGTTCCGACAAACCGCTTGGGGCGCTTGTCAATTCGCTTAAGCATGTTTAGGTCGGGAATTACAGACAGGCAATGGACCCCTATTTTACCCCATGTTGAGAAACAGCAGCAATTCCCACTAACTGCCAATAATGTTGAGATTTTTTGACCATGTTGAAAAACCCTTTAGAATAAAGGGGATACAGGTTTTACCTTCGTACATTTTGCCCTTGAAAACAGGGTGAAAGCTTACGAAAATGCAACATCAGAAGCTTCAAAAAATCTAAAAATATCAGTAAAATACAAAACTAGTGGGAATTCCTGGAGAAACAGCAAAAAGAAATAACGGCAATTATTGACTTTGTACGCGCTTCCAGCGGGCATTTGGACCTGTACTCGTACAAACTACCAGGCGCCCTGGTCTCTCAATACCTCCAAGCCTCTTCTGACTTGACGTTCAGTGGCGTATGGGAGCATTTGTATATTAATACGGCGCAGGGTCAAGCCGTCGGGCGCACGGTCCAGCATGGCGAGAATTACTTCCCGACGTTCGGCCGGATTACTAAGCTGATGTCGTGAAACTACATGTTGACCGTGCCGGAAACGCACCGTCACATCTCTTCCATTATCCTCAATCTCGGGGCGCGGAAGACGCGCGGACTCCATTGTCTCCGCCATCTTGATAGTTCCGGTTCCCCACTTCTCAATAATTCCGCTACGGTAGAACGTATTGGAGATCAGAGGGTTCCACGGTCGGGAGTGGTGTGGTTCGAACAGTTTCTCAGGAGTCAGTCCGAAATGCAGCGGACCTGGGGAGCCCACTTCCATACGGTCATCATAGATCGCCAGATCTACAGAACTGCCAGCAATGATGTAGTCGCGATGGCATAGCGCATTTATAATCGCTTCCCGCGTTGCTTCGTGAGGATGGGGCAAAAAAAAGAGAGTCAGAGAATCTTGAAAAATACAGACGTTCCCATGGAGGTAGGAATCAAAATATAATAAGGATACTGATGGTTAGCGATGAAAGAGTGCGCAAGAATCA comes from the Candidatus Dadabacteria bacterium genome and includes:
- a CDS encoding 4Fe-4S binding protein, whose product is MEQNIIDYDFKEEALGFEEPEKAPDKPLGTGEKLSLAVLGFGILMFALQSMGMPPGGTWAGFLLVLLPVFFGTAFYFYLNFKGTVPGIKHDNIYFRGLTNKGILGWLVGIVFTGFYISLYWFPEYLAGGIKIVNPLSLALSGSPANNWFFYGFLYTLAVFIFGARMFMKYRNNRYQKIRTASVMFFQLGFAFLIPNILMLFNQPEFYLSYFWPLKPEYLFPGTFSYFVNHPGGLGMFLVFWGAVMTFIATPLLTYYFGKRWYCSWVCGCGGLAETMGDPWRQLSDKSKKAWRIERWVVHSVLVFIVVTTVLLWINSATSGSVFGEASMSLKKWYGFYIGAIFSGVIGVGFYPIMGSRVWCRFGCPMAAVLGIFQRYLSRFRITTNGDQCMSCGNCSTYCEMGIDVRAYAQKGETIVRASCVGCGVCSAVCPRGVLKLENGGTFKDRFSGSDKPLGALVNSLKHV